GATGAAGGTCATGATATTAATATTACGTTTAAAGAGGTCATAAATATAGTAGGTATGGAGATGGCGGAAAGACTCAGAGACATAAGCATCAGGATATATACAAGGGCCAGGGATATTGCAGAGAATAAGGGGATAATTATCGCCGACACAAAGTTTGAATTCGGCATAGTTGATGACAAGCTGACATTAATAGACGAAGTCCTTACCCCTGATTCGTCCCGCTTCTGGTCATTAAAAACATATCAGGCTGGAAGGGGTCAGGACAGCTATGACAAGCAAATCGTGCGCGACTACCTTCTGGGTCTCGACTGGGACCAGCAGCCTCCTGGTCCGGAACTCCCGCAAAATATCGTGGAAAAAGCAGCGGCCCGGTACCGTGAGATCATTGAAATACTGATGTCCTGATACCAAACGTTATTACAGCCTTCCAGACCTTATAATTGCCCAGACCAGCCAAAGCCCCAGTAAACCCGCTACTATATAGCCTACAGCGCCTAATAATGGAAAACCCAGAAAAAGGGGGCCGATCTGCGTCTGCATGATGATTGAAGAGCCAATTATGATTGAGGCTATAATAAGACTGAAGGACAACCTGTTGCTGGCCTTGTCAATGTGTTGTTCCAGGCCTTCCAGTTTCTCATGCCTCACCTCTATTTCTATACGCCCTTCCCTTATACGTTTAAAAATATGATGAAGCTCACGCGGAAGTTCGCGAAGAAGACCGCTGACCTCTAACCCTATCTTGATCATGTCATTGTAAATCCTTGACGGCTCAAACAATCTCTTCCTGAGCAGGTGTTGAGTATATGGCCTGATATTCTCTACAAGATTGAATTCAGGGGCAAGTGTCCTTACTATAGATTCTACTGTCATGAAGGCCTTGCCGAAGAGGAGCAAGTCTGTAGAAATTTTAATATGATGCCTGCGCCCCAGAGCTATAATGCCGTTTACAAACTCTGCAAAAGAAAAATCTTTCAGCGGGACGTCATAATATCCATCTATAAATTCCCTTATATCTTTCTTCAATGCCTTCTGGTCATAATCTCCCAGTATAATCCCAATCTCCAGATAAATATCCATCAGGCGCCCTATATCTCTTTCAATCACTGCTATAAAAAGACCTGAAAGATTTTCCATCATCTCATCATCGAGACGTCCCATTATCCCGAAATCATGAAAACATATCCGGCCGTCATCAAGTACAACTACATTCCCGGGATGAGGGTCAGCATGGAAGAAACCATGATCAAACAACTGCAGTAGATAGGAATCACTGAATTTCTTTGCCAGGACATATCTGGAGTGAGCATCCCCGCCTACTTCGGTGATTCTTTTACCAGGTGCATATTCTATCGTCAGTATATGACTTCCACTGATATCCCAAATAACTTCTGGTATGTAGACATCCTTTGAGTCGTCGAACATCGTCCTGAAACGGTCTGCACTTCTTCCCTCAATCCTGAAGTCTAACTCCTTTCGGATTGTAAGAGAAAACTCTTCTACCATCCCGACAGGATCATATAACTTTGCCTCAGGTATATATCTTTTGATCAGTCTGGCGAGTGTCAGGAGAATACTTAGATCTGTCTCAATTGTGTCTCTGATACCAGGACGTTGTATCTTTACAACGACTTCTCTTCCATCAGGTAACCTGGCCCTGTGAACCTGTCCAATGGAAGCTGCAGCAAGGGGTGTCTCGTCAAAGAATGAATAGAGTTTGTCTACAGGTTTACCAAGTTCTGCTAATATTTCTTCTCTTGCCTGCTCAACTGGAAAAGGCGGGACATGATCCTGAAGTCTTTGCAGCTCAATGACATATTCCTCAGACAGAATATCCCGCCTCAGACTTAATATTTGCCCGAACTTGATAAAGGTAGGGCCGAGCTCCTCAAGGACGAGCCTGAAGCGCTCGGCTGTATTTTTAGGACTGTCTTCCTTCTCACGCGTCTTGAATATCCGCTTTCCTAATGGGACATATCCCTGAAGGTTCAAGCTTTCAATCAGATAACCAAAACCATACTTAATCAGGGTATTAAGGATTAAACGGACACGCTGTATATCCCTGTATGTCTGTTTAAAGTGGTAGAATGGCATATATTAATGCCACCCGTACCCCCAACCACCCATTTGCGAACCTCTCCAATCCATTAAATGATGTAAAAGTTCCTGATACTGTTTATCATTTAGAAAACTTCTCGTCTTTAGAAGTGCCTTAATTCTGTAAGTATTCAACGAGGACCATGCAGCCTGTATCTTGCCTGAAACATCTTCTATGGCCTTATCACTGGCATTTTTTGAACTCAGCAGCTCCATAAGATCCATTTCGGCAATCTCTATTTCGACCCGCCTCTTCATCATTTCTTTACGGTATTCAGAATATATCTTCCGGAATTTCTCAGCCTGTTCTTCGTTAAGTTCAAGTTTTTCCTGTAACTCTTCCCACATATTCATCCCCGGAGGAGTGCCCATCATTCCCCTTGACTTACCCATCATAGGGTGTTTCATTCCATGCCCACCCATCATGCCCGGCCCCTTCATGCATGGAGGCATATTATCGTCACTCTGCATATCAGACATCTGATAACCATCATATCCTTCGTCTGCCATGGCGCCTCCAGCAAATGTAAAGATGAAACTTAAAGCAGCAAATATTATCAACCAGTTACGCATCTTCATGATTTACCTCCTTTGTTAGTTGTTTAAGCATTTTATAACGTATTCTGAAGCAGGGAAGATATATATTGGTTTGCCTGTCTGGTATCCCAGTTTCTGCCTCCCTGAGCCTTTCCTATTATCTGACCCTTCGAGTTGATGAAATAAGTGGTAGGGAGGGCCCATACTTTATAATTATCAGACACCTTATAATCAGAGTCAATAAGTGCAGGAAAAGTGAGGTTATAATGCTTAATGAATTTATTTACGCTATTAATATCCTCACCGGAGGCGACGGCAAGAATTACAAATCCCTTTCCCTTAAACTGTCTGTACAACTTTTCCATAGAGGGCATCTCCTCCCTGCAGGGACCGCACCATGTTGCCCAAAAATTAAGCATTATCACCTTGCCCCTGAAGTCTTTGAGATTTACCTGTTTGTTCGATACGTCTTTCAAAGTAAATTCCTTAGCCTCCAAAGGGGATGAAAACTCCTGAATTCCAAGGTAAGTTGCGGAGTAATCTCCTGCTGAAGCCTGCTCATCAGGCAAAGGAGTTAAACTCAGCCATGCACACAGGATAAGTACAAGCAATATACTGAGATGATTATTACGCGATGCCAATTTCATAGAAAGATTCAGGAAATCTATAAAAAGACTATAACATGCTGTTAATTATGCCGTCAAGGAGAACCCTCGGCGCATAACGGGCATATTCTCATTCTGAACTGGGTTCATCATATCATAGACACTGAAGCAAGTTAAGTTCGACACGTCACCACCGTAGACCGAGGGGTTACTCTTTAGAATTGCATTCTTTGGCTATTACTGGATATTTGAGCCTGAATAGCTTTGACTATTTCAGGATGATTCCTCTTTTCCGCCAGTTTTAAGGCTGTCATACCATCCGCAGTCTTTGCAGTGACATCCGCACTTTTTTCTAAAAAGGTCAATACTATATCTGATTGACCCTGCTCTGCTGCAACCATGAGGGCCGTCAGACCATTGTCTGTTCTTGCGTTCACCGGAGCCCCGTTGGATAATAAGATGTTGACCGTATCTTTGCTCCCATAACCTGCTGCAAACATCAAGGGGGTAATCCCTTCTCCAGTTGAGACATTTATTCCTGCACCCTTTTCCAGCAATTCCTTAACAATCGCAGCCTGCCCCTTCATCGAAGCAACAATCAAAGGCGTCATTCCGGACCTTGCCTTGGCATTAACATTGGCGTTTCTGGAAAGGAGAAACTGCACGATGTCTCTCCGCCCGTGTTTTGCTGCGACCATCAGGATCGTCTCTCCTTCCCTGGTCTCCGCATTAACATTTGCCCCGGAATCCAGCATGAGCTGCACCATACCAGTGTGTCCCTGCCTCGCAGCAATCATCAAGGCTGTCTCTCCTTCCCTGGTCTCCGCATTAACATTTGCCCCCGAATCCAACAAGTACTGTACCATTCCTAAGTGACCCTGCCTTGATGCAAGCATTAGGGCAGTATCACCTTTCCCGTTGCTCGCATTGATATTGGCACCAACTTCCAGTAAGAGCTTCGCAACATCCAGATGACCCTGCTCGGACGCAATCATAAGGGGTGTCATACCATCATCATTTCTGGCATTTGCATCAACACCCTTCGACAGAAAAGTCTGCACTATCCCTGCGTGACCAAGACCTGACGCAACCCTGAGTACTGCATTCTTCGTGTTGATATCTATCTCTTTTTCCATAAGAACTTCCACAACCTTTATCTGGTTATCCATAGTGGCTATTTCTAATAACGACATGCCGTAGGCTCCTCTGGTCATGGATGCACCTTTATCCAGCAAGGACTCTACAATGTCATCATGACCTCTCTCAACAGCGAATAGGAGGGCTGTCTTCCCTTCAATGTCCTGACTATCTACTGCTGCCCCTTTATCGAGCAGATAATTGACCATGCTGGTCATCCCATCTATTACGGATATCATCAAGGCAGTCTGGCCATACCGGTCGCTGGCATTTATATCAGCCCCAGAATTCAACAGGACTTCTGCGATCTTCTGGTGGCCCATCTTTACAGCTAACATAAGGGGAGTCCAGCCGTAGCGGTCCCGTACATTTACATCAGCCTTACCGGCTATCAAGGTTTTCACACTATCAAGGTGCCCTTTAATGGTTGCAACCATTAAGGCCGGGTTTGTCTCATCTTCATCGGTAACCCTGGCCAGCAAGGTATTCAAAATATCAGTATGACCATGTACTGAAGCTAAAATCAAAGGGGTCAGACTATCTTTATTCACAGCACCCGCTGTGGCCCCCCTGTCGAGCAAAGATTGAACAATGGGTGCGTAGCCAATACTTGCGGCAACCATCAGGGCTGTCGAACCGTCCTGATATTTAGCATCAGGATTTATACCGGCGTCTAAAAATAATTTTACGGCATCATGGTCACCCTTCTGAACTGCGGTCAGGAACGCCGACTCACTTAGACAATTTGAGATTCCTCTTTCTCTCAACATTAAATTAACTTCCTGAGGGATAAAGCCGTAAGCACTCAGCGGACTGGTAATAGCCATCGCTAAGGTCAGTCTGAATAACATCTTAATAATATAATTTCCCATACATTCCTCCTCTGATAATAACAATGATGATTTTCTCGATTCAATTTTGGGATATTATTCCCAAATTATCACCATGTCAAGATCTTTTTGGGAATGTAACATCTCTCATATTAAAAGAAGGTTAGAGAATTAAAGATGGGATACTGCCAATGGTTAGCTTTTTGAATTCTTAATTAAACCCTCAGCCACATGAACAACGTCACCAACGTCCTTACTATAACCGTCAACACCTATCTCTTCGGCAAACCTCTTAGTAGTCACAGCCCCGCCGATCATAATCTTATAGGAAAGCCCCTGTTCATGAACAGAGTCTCTTACAACCTTCATTTGCATCATCGTCGTTGTCATAAGGGCTGACAACCCTATAATGTCGGCATTATGTTCTTTCGCGGCAGCAAGTATCTCCTCGCAGGAAACATTCTTGCCTATGTCAATAACATCAAAACCGAAGTTGTTAAGCATCATAACGCAAATATTTTTACCCAGATCATGGATATCCCCTTTTACAGTAGCCATGATTATAGTTCCCTTTTTAACCTTTGCCGCATTCTTTTCCATGAGTGGGGTCAGGACATCTACACCCCGTTTCATGGTCTCAGCAGAGGCTACCAGGTGGGGAATAAACTTTTTCCGTTCGGCAAACAGGTCTCCCAGGTGCCTTATGGCTGGTGTCATAATGTCAAGGAATATGCCTGAAGGATCCAGACCATCCTTCATCCCTTCATGAACTAATCTCACAATGCTGTCCCTCTCACCATCCACCACTGCATCGAATATCCTATCCCGGGCATTTTTGACTGTCTTGCCTGCCTCACCTGCTTTATTGGGGGCAGGATTTGATTCTGTCCCCAATGTCCCCATAACAGAGATATACCTCCGGCATCCCGCATCCCTCCCGGAAAAGAGGCTCGCAGCAAGCACAATGTTGTGCATTTCAGGATCATATGGATTTATTATGCCTGCATCGAGACCAGCCCCTATTGCCATTCCGAGAAAAGTATTATGAATAAGTTTCCTGTTCGGCAGTCCGAAAGATACGTTGCTTATTCCAAGGATAGTCGGACTGCCAAGGTTCTCTTTAACGAGCCTGATCGTCTCCAACGTTTGAGCAGAGGCGTCCGGTGCGGCAGATACAGTAAGGGCAAGACAGTCAAAAATAATGTCATCCCTTCTCAAGCCTAAAGCTATAGCCTTCTCAAGGACAGCCTCTGCAATCTTTAGCCTGTCAATAGCCTTTTCAGGCAGATCACTCCCGGCCAGCAGCGCAATCACTGCAGCGCCGTATCTTTTTATCACCGGGAGAAGTCTTTCGAGGCGTTCAGGTTCGGCATTAACACTGTTAACGAGGGCCTTTCCGGCATATACGCTGAGACCTTTTTCTATTGCATCAACACTGGAGCTGTCAATGACAAGAGGTATATCAACAACAGTCTGAACTGAGTTTACAGCACGCTGCATATTTGATGGTTCATCAGTCATGGGCACTCCAACATTTACATCCAGTGCCATTGCATCGGCATCATATTGCTTTCTTGCCTCAGTCACGACTGCATCCATTCTGCCTTCCCTGATTGATTCAGCAAATGCTTTCTTACCTGTTGGATTAATCTTTTCTCCTATTTTAAGAAAAGGATATCCGCTGCCAATATAAATGGTCCTGGAACGGCTGGTAATCTTAAGCCCCGGCGAAGCAGATCTTGCAGCGGGTTTTCTACCTTTTAACTTCTTTGACAAAAGGTTAATATACTCAGGAGTCGTCCCACAACACCCGCCCATTATATTTACACCGGCTTCATAAAATTGTTCTGCATATGATGCAATCTCACCCGCAGTCGCAGGAAAGATGGTCTTACCACCTGCATTCACCGGAAGACCTGCATTAGGTTGTGCGCATATAAAGGAGTCAGTTGTCATTGAGATTTGTTTAACCACGCCGGTCATCTCTCCAGGCCCCGTTGAACAGTTCACCCCGATAATGTCCACTCCCAGCCCTTCGAGAACTGCTGCTGCAGTTTGCGGGTCAGTTCCTGTGTCTGTAAGTCCGTCCTGAGTGAACGTCATAAGTGCAGCAACAGGGAGGCCTCTTCCGGAACTTTTTGCAGCAACAACTGCCGCCCTTATCTCAATCAGGTCAAACATGGTCTCAATAACTATCAGGTCACATCCTGCACCAGCCAGGGCATCTACCTGCTGAGAGAAGATATCTACCGCCTCTTCAAAAGATAGCTCTCCAAGGGGATAAACAGTGACACCACACGGGCCAACATCTCCGGCGACAATTCCTGTATCGCCTGCAGCCTTTCTGGCGATTTTAACCGCTTCCCTGTTTATCTCAGCCAGTTTGCCTTCAGCGCCATATTCCGCAAGACGAAGGCGTGAAGCACCAAACGTGTTCGTAAGAATAATGTCACTGCCGGCCTTAATATATTCCCTGTGAACATCAAGGATAATATCAGGCCTTTCCAGGTTCCATAAATCAGGGGCATAACCAGCTGGAAGCCCCCTGTTCTGCAGCATTACCCCCATGGAACCATCAAGCAGCAGTATCTCATTTTTTAACCTCTGAAGCAGATTCCGCATCCATTCCCCCTTCTTTTACTCATTGCTCATTGCTTTCCACTTATGGCTTCTTTGCGTGCCCATCCAATTACAGCCGACACAGAAAATCGAGGCTCCATTATAAAAGACTCTGTAATAGAAACGCCTATTTTTTCAGCCTCAGTCAGCCTCATAATTTCACGTTGCGCCTCCAACCCCCAGTCTCCATAACCAGCAGCATAGCGAAATGTTGGTTCATAACCGTTCTTCCTGATTTCGGTTTCAACTTTTGCTCCAACCTGCTCTGCCATATAATCAGCCATCCAGGACGCTACTCTTTCCAAATAATATGCATCTGCAATGCTTGATTTAGTAAGCAAATCAATCTTTTTAACTATTCTTTCCCCTATCGTGCAAACCAGCAATGTCGCATAGTCGCATTTTTTCAAAAGCCTGAGAATATTTTCCCCTTGAAAAATAGAGTCACTTTCAGCTAAAATGACTCGTTCAGTTTGGACCAGAGCCTTTCTTTCATTATTGTCGTCACCCCCTGGCATCTCAACCTTAAAAGTGCGGTAACAGGCAGCTCCTTTTATAAGGGAATAAGCCAGATCAATGGCTTTTTTTATGTCCCTGGCTATATGTTCCTCATGCATAGCCTTCAATGACTCAACACTGCGCGGAATACGAAGTTCCCGCAGCACCTTTTTTTCCTCTATTTTGAATGGTATATTGCTTAATACGACTACATGTCCAATGCTCTGCATCATTTCATGTGTTATATTATCACAACGCAGCTGCAAGTTAAACTATGCATGTCAGGGAGATATATGGGATCGCTTTCCTGGGAAATATTATGATATTATATCTTGAATTTATTAGCCTGGGAGTCAAGCAATTCTGACTGTTGCGCAAGAAGATTAACCGCAGTTGCCATTTCAGACGCAATGTCTACACTGCTCTGGGTAATACTGCGGATTTCCTCAGAAAAGTTCTGTATTTTCTGGCTCTCTTTTGCCTGATCATTCGAAGCAATGACTATTTCCTGAATCTTCGTACTCACATTCGCCATGGTTTCGGCTATCTGTCCGCTGCCAACCGCCTGCTCGTTCGTAGCCCTTCTGACCATCTTCGCAATCTCGCGGATCCTCTCAGTTGCGGCAACAATTACATGTGTACCGGCATTCTGCTCCTGGGTAGCATGTGCAATATATTTTATCATTGAGTTGACATTCGTTATAGAGTCGGTCACTTCTTTAATGCTTCTGGCCTGTTCAGTAGTAGACTGTTCAATTAACTTATTCATTACCATAGAATCTTTTGCGCTCTTAAGTATCTTGGATAATGCCGCATCTGATTCAATAGACAACTTGCTCCCATCATCAACACTCCTTGAGACCTCCTTTGTCAAAATAACGGCATCACCCACTTCCCTCTGTACATCTTCAATAAGCTGGGCTATCTCTTTTGTTGATACAGCCGTCTTTTCGGCAAGTTCTTTAATCTCATCAGCCACAACTGCAAATCCACGTCCGTATTCTCCCGACTGCGCCGCAAGAATGGCGGCATTTAATGCAAGAAGCCCTGTCTGGTCTGTTACCTCATCAATGATGGTTAATATACCTCCTATCTCAGCAGACCTTCTGCCTAGTTCACTTATTACCTGTGATAGCTTACC
This DNA window, taken from Nitrospirota bacterium, encodes the following:
- a CDS encoding TlpA family protein disulfide reductase; this translates as MKLASRNNHLSILLVLILCAWLSLTPLPDEQASAGDYSATYLGIQEFSSPLEAKEFTLKDVSNKQVNLKDFRGKVIMLNFWATWCGPCREEMPSMEKLYRQFKGKGFVILAVASGEDINSVNKFIKHYNLTFPALIDSDYKVSDNYKVWALPTTYFINSKGQIIGKAQGGRNWDTRQANQYISSLLQNTL
- a CDS encoding AarF/ABC1/UbiB kinase family protein, which codes for MPFYHFKQTYRDIQRVRLILNTLIKYGFGYLIESLNLQGYVPLGKRIFKTREKEDSPKNTAERFRLVLEELGPTFIKFGQILSLRRDILSEEYVIELQRLQDHVPPFPVEQAREEILAELGKPVDKLYSFFDETPLAAASIGQVHRARLPDGREVVVKIQRPGIRDTIETDLSILLTLARLIKRYIPEAKLYDPVGMVEEFSLTIRKELDFRIEGRSADRFRTMFDDSKDVYIPEVIWDISGSHILTIEYAPGKRITEVGGDAHSRYVLAKKFSDSYLLQLFDHGFFHADPHPGNVVVLDDGRICFHDFGIMGRLDDEMMENLSGLFIAVIERDIGRLMDIYLEIGIILGDYDQKALKKDIREFIDGYYDVPLKDFSFAEFVNGIIALGRRHHIKISTDLLLFGKAFMTVESIVRTLAPEFNLVENIRPYTQHLLRKRLFEPSRIYNDMIKIGLEVSGLLRELPRELHHIFKRIREGRIEIEVRHEKLEGLEQHIDKASNRLSFSLIIASIIIGSSIIMQTQIGPLFLGFPLLGAVGYIVAGLLGLWLVWAIIRSGRL
- a CDS encoding homocysteine S-methyltransferase family protein, translating into MRNLLQRLKNEILLLDGSMGVMLQNRGLPAGYAPDLWNLERPDIILDVHREYIKAGSDIILTNTFGASRLRLAEYGAEGKLAEINREAVKIARKAAGDTGIVAGDVGPCGVTVYPLGELSFEEAVDIFSQQVDALAGAGCDLIVIETMFDLIEIRAAVVAAKSSGRGLPVAALMTFTQDGLTDTGTDPQTAAAVLEGLGVDIIGVNCSTGPGEMTGVVKQISMTTDSFICAQPNAGLPVNAGGKTIFPATAGEIASYAEQFYEAGVNIMGGCCGTTPEYINLLSKKLKGRKPAARSASPGLKITSRSRTIYIGSGYPFLKIGEKINPTGKKAFAESIREGRMDAVVTEARKQYDADAMALDVNVGVPMTDEPSNMQRAVNSVQTVVDIPLVIDSSSVDAIEKGLSVYAGKALVNSVNAEPERLERLLPVIKRYGAAVIALLAGSDLPEKAIDRLKIAEAVLEKAIALGLRRDDIIFDCLALTVSAAPDASAQTLETIRLVKENLGSPTILGISNVSFGLPNRKLIHNTFLGMAIGAGLDAGIINPYDPEMHNIVLAASLFSGRDAGCRRYISVMGTLGTESNPAPNKAGEAGKTVKNARDRIFDAVVDGERDSIVRLVHEGMKDGLDPSGIFLDIMTPAIRHLGDLFAERKKFIPHLVASAETMKRGVDVLTPLMEKNAAKVKKGTIIMATVKGDIHDLGKNICVMMLNNFGFDVIDIGKNVSCEEILAAAKEHNADIIGLSALMTTTMMQMKVVRDSVHEQGLSYKIMIGGAVTTKRFAEEIGVDGYSKDVGDVVHVAEGLIKNSKS
- a CDS encoding periplasmic heavy metal sensor, with translation MKMRNWLIIFAALSFIFTFAGGAMADEGYDGYQMSDMQSDDNMPPCMKGPGMMGGHGMKHPMMGKSRGMMGTPPGMNMWEELQEKLELNEEQAEKFRKIYSEYRKEMMKRRVEIEIAEMDLMELLSSKNASDKAIEDVSGKIQAAWSSLNTYRIKALLKTRSFLNDKQYQELLHHLMDWRGSQMGGWGYGWH
- a CDS encoding ankyrin repeat domain-containing protein: MGNYIIKMLFRLTLAMAITSPLSAYGFIPQEVNLMLRERGISNCLSESAFLTAVQKGDHDAVKLFLDAGINPDAKYQDGSTALMVAASIGYAPIVQSLLDRGATAGAVNKDSLTPLILASVHGHTDILNTLLARVTDEDETNPALMVATIKGHLDSVKTLIAGKADVNVRDRYGWTPLMLAVKMGHQKIAEVLLNSGADINASDRYGQTALMISVIDGMTSMVNYLLDKGAAVDSQDIEGKTALLFAVERGHDDIVESLLDKGASMTRGAYGMSLLEIATMDNQIKVVEVLMEKEIDINTKNAVLRVASGLGHAGIVQTFLSKGVDANARNDDGMTPLMIASEQGHLDVAKLLLEVGANINASNGKGDTALMLASRQGHLGMVQYLLDSGANVNAETREGETALMIAARQGHTGMVQLMLDSGANVNAETREGETILMVAAKHGRRDIVQFLLSRNANVNAKARSGMTPLIVASMKGQAAIVKELLEKGAGINVSTGEGITPLMFAAGYGSKDTVNILLSNGAPVNARTDNGLTALMVAAEQGQSDIVLTFLEKSADVTAKTADGMTALKLAEKRNHPEIVKAIQAQISSNSQRMQF